One Lentisphaera araneosa HTCC2155 DNA window includes the following coding sequences:
- a CDS encoding SWIM zinc finger family protein yields the protein MSRYGNYGGFGEYESKAQKLAKSKKKIAALKKKNPDIEPILIEGRLLARTWWGKAWNANLEKYSDLSNRLERGRSYVRNGSILDLQIHAGYITAQIMGSGSSIYKCRVDISPLSEKTWQIIKKQSSGSIASIGELLSGKFPKEMQELFAAKSDGLFPASSEIKKSCDCPDYASLCKHLAATLYGIGARFDHKPELIFTLRGIDSSELVSAVVESHKDDLISRAKKANKERQLKLKDKQLSKLFDIDFEMPD from the coding sequence ATGAGTCGCTACGGTAACTACGGTGGTTTTGGTGAATACGAAAGTAAGGCTCAAAAACTCGCTAAATCAAAAAAGAAGATTGCCGCCCTCAAAAAGAAAAATCCAGATATCGAACCCATCCTCATCGAGGGACGCCTACTTGCTAGAACCTGGTGGGGCAAAGCTTGGAATGCTAACTTAGAGAAATACTCCGATCTTAGTAACCGCCTCGAACGTGGACGCAGTTATGTCCGCAACGGCTCGATTCTCGATCTGCAAATTCACGCCGGTTATATCACAGCTCAGATCATGGGATCGGGTTCCAGTATCTATAAATGCCGCGTCGATATAAGTCCACTCTCAGAAAAAACCTGGCAAATCATTAAAAAACAAAGCTCCGGTAGCATCGCTTCTATAGGTGAATTACTGTCCGGAAAATTCCCCAAGGAAATGCAGGAGCTCTTCGCCGCCAAGAGTGATGGCCTTTTTCCCGCATCTAGCGAAATTAAAAAATCTTGTGATTGCCCCGACTACGCCAGTTTGTGCAAACACCTTGCCGCGACACTTTATGGTATCGGTGCTCGTTTTGATCATAAGCCTGAACTCATCTTCACCCTGCGTGGTATTGATTCAAGCGAACTAGTGAGTGCTGTTGTCGAAAGCCACAAGGACGACCTCATAAGCCGCGCCAAAAAAGCGAATAAAGAACGTCAGCTCAAACTTAAAGATAAGCAATTATCCAAGCTCTTTGACATAGATTTCGAAATGCCTGATTAA